The genomic segment tgatggctttgcagcaatccctcatactgagcatgcatgaagcgacagtggagaggaaaactcccctttaacagggaggagaacctccagcagaaccagaaccaggctcagtgtgaacgctcatctgcctccacccactggggcttagagaagacagagcagagacacagaaagctcagaagctcacattgacccaggagtactttctatgttagaggagacagagcagagacacagaaagcacagaagctcacattgacccaggagtactttctatggtagagaagacagagcagagacacagaaagcacagaagctcacattgacccaggagtactttctatggtagagaagacagagcagagacacagaaagcacagaagctcacattgacccaggagtactttctatggtagagaagacagagcagagacacagaaagcacagaagctcacattgacccaggagtactttctatggtagagaacacagagcagagacacagaaagcacagaagctcacattgacccaggagtactttctatgtcagagaagacagagcagagacacagaaagctcagaagctcacattgacccaggactactttctatggtagagaacacagagcagagacacagaaagcacagaagctcacattgacccaggagtactttctatgtcagagaagacagagcagagacacagaaagctcagaagctcacattgacccaggactactttctatgtcagagaagacagagcagagacacagaaagcacagaagctcacattgacccaggagtactttctatggtagagaagacagagcagagacacagaaagctcagaagctcacattgacccaggagtactttctatgttagagaagacagagcagagacacagaaagctttgaactgcattttgtggacttcctgatagtaaagaattacaatagtccagccttgaagtaacaaatgcatggaccagtttttcagcatcactcctggacagaatgtttctaattttggcgatattcctgaggtgaaaaaaggaaattctggaaacctgtttaatatgggatttaaatgacatgtcttggtcaaaaataacaccaagatttttaactttattaccagaggccaagttaatgccatccagattaggtgattgattaataactttattttttgaggactctggtccaaagattacatcttctgtcttgtcagaatttaaatgcaggaaatttaaagtcatccagcttttgatgtcatcaagacatgactgcagtcgaagtaattgattggattcatcaggatttatggataaatatagctgagtgtcatcagcataacagtggaaattaatcccatgctgtctgataattttgccaatcggaagcatatatatagtaaatagaattggtccaaggactgaaccctgtggtactccacaagtgaccctagagtttgaggaagatttattattaacatgaacaaactggaatctgtctgacagataagatttaaaccagcctaatgctttccccttaatccctacagtatgttcaagtctttgtaggagaatattatgatcaactgtatcaaatgcagcactgagatctaacaggacaagtatagacacaagtccattatctgaggccatgagaatatcattagtgaccttcaccagagctgtttcagtgctatgatgagctctgaagcctgactgaaactcctcaagtaggtcattactttgtaaatgttcacaaagttgattagcaactactttctcaagaattttagataagaaaagaagattagatataggtctgtaatttactaactcatcttgatcaagagaaggtttcttaagtaaaggtttaataacagctactttaaaaacctgtggtacatatccatttaccaaggatagattaatcatgtctaaaatagtgccactgatcagagggaatacctccctaaacaacttggttgggattgggtctaacatacaggtagaaacAGATGCACTCTGGGTAACGAGATGAGTAGGGGCGGGTCAATGGAAGTCAGGAGAAGAGGAGGTGAGTTATGATAGGTCGGTGCGAGCAGGAAGCAGCCAGTAGGGATGGCGAGGACTCACCGAGGCCAGCCCCATGATGCGGGGGAAGGTGAAGGAGGAGCAGCCGTCAGGCGTCTGCCCACACAGCATGTATGGAGTCTGGAACCAGGCCTTCTCATTGGCCCACACCACATCACAGAGAGGCAGGAGGGCGGCGCCGAGGCCCAGCGCCGGGCCGTTCACCGCCGCCACAATGGGCTTTTTGAACTGGATGAAGGTGTTGACGAAAGTCCTGAGGAGGACAAGAAGGTGAGCGGCTGTCCCCAACACAACGGACACGGCGTGTCTCCAGGTTACCTGATGGTTTCAGCCATCTTGATGCTCTCCTTCTTCCTGTCGTCCGCCAGTCTTCTGATGAAATACAGGAAGTCCAGGCCGCAGCAGAAGGCGCTGCCGACGGCCCCGAGCAGCACCAGCTTGCTGTCGTCGGACGCTGCGGTTGCCAAGGCACTCTGGATCTCCTTCATCACCTGGAGGACGGCAGAGAGTGAGGAACCCCACACGGCGGCTGAACACCTGAGGACTGTGGCCTCACCTCTGGGTTGAGCGCGTTGTTCTCAGAGCTCTTGGTGGACAGCAGGATGTAGGTGAAGCCATCCTGCTTCTTCACCACGATGTCGCGGTACCGATAGGCGCTCTCTGTCTGACGAACGCTGCACCTCAGTCGCTTATCGAACGTGGAGCGATCCTCTTGGCGCCGCTTTCCCATCACGCCGGTCGCCCCGGTAACGCTATGAACAGCCGACATCCCCCCCAATGACACGGCCTCCATCAGCGCCGAGCTCCCTGGAGAAGACAGAGGGACATTCTCCCTTAGGGACACGTCCTAAAGACAGACTCTGGTCTGCAGATCTGAGTTTCATCATTCCTGTCAGCCAATCAGGTTTATTTTAGttggttttgtttctgtgcaGACAGATTACAACGCTGTGGAAATGCAGATGCAACGTACCGACCCGAGACACCAGCAGAGGGAGCTGTAGGCTGTTAAATGGCTTTGGCTGTGGCAGAAGACACCGTCAGGACAGACTAGCAGGAGTCTTTCCACCTGCAGCTGGGCCTAAGCAGGCTGGTGCTGatgcatttagtttatttagtttattttagtttattatgtGTAGAATATTACATCACTGGATTCTGGGCCTAAGCAGGCTGGTGCTGATGCATTTAgtttgtttagtttattttagtttattacaACTCTGGATTCTGGGCCTGAGCGGGCTGGTGCTGATgcatttagtttagtttattttagtttattatgtGTAGAATATTACAACTCTGGATTCTGGGCCTAAGCAGGCTGGTGATGatgcatttagtttattttagtttattatgtGTAGAATATTACATCACTGGATTCTGGGCCTGAGCAGGCTGGTGATGatgcatttagtttattttagtttattatgtGTAGAATATTACATCACTGGATTCTGGACCTAAGCAAGCTGGTGCTGatgcatttagtttatttagtttattttagtttatcgTGTGTAGAATATTACAACGCTGGATTCTGGGCCTAAGCAGGCTGGTGCTGatgcatttagtttatttagtttattatgtGTAGAATATTACAACTCTGGATTCTGGGCCTAAGCAGGCTGGTGCTGatgcatttagtttatttagtttattatgtGTAGAATATTGCATTGCTGGATTCTGGGCCTGAGCAGGCTGGTGCTGatgcatttagtttatttagtttattatgtGTAGAATATTACAACGCTGGATTCTGGGCCTAAGCAGGCTGGTGCTGatgcatttagtttatttagtttattatgtGTAGAATATTACAACTCTGGATTCTGGGCCTAAGCAGGCTGGTGATGatgcatttagtttattttagtttattatgtGTAGAATATTACAACTCTGGATTCTGGGCCTAAGCAGGCTGGTGCTGatgcatttagtttatttagtttattatgtGTAGAATATTGCATTGCTGGATTCTGGGCCTGAGCAGGCTGGTGATGatgcatttagtttatttagtttattatgtGTAGAATATTACATTGCTGGATTCTGGGCCTGAGCAGGCTGGTGCTGatgcatttagtttatttagtttattatgtGTAGAATATTACAACTCTGGATTCTGGGCCTAAGCAGGCTGGTGCTGATgcatttagtttgttttagtttattatgtGTAGAATATTACAACGCTGGATTCTGGGCCTAAGCAGGCTGGTGCTGatgcatttagtttatttagtttattatgtGTAGAATATTACAACTCTGGATTCTGGGCCTGAGCAGGCTGGTGCTGatgcatttagtttatttagtttattatgtGTAGAATATTACAACTCTGGATTCTGGGCCTAAGCAGGCTGGTGCTGATgcatttagtttgttttagtttattatgtGTAGAATATTACAACTCTGGATTCTGGGCCTAAGCAGGCTGGTGCTGatgcatttagtttatttagtttattatgtGTAGAATATTGCATTGCTGGATTCTGGGCCTGAGCAGGCTGGTGATGatgcatttagtttatttagtttattatgtGTAGAATATTACAACTCTGGATTCTGGGCCTAAGCAGGCTGGTGCTGATgcatttagtttgttttagtttattatgtGTAGAATATTACAACTCTGGATTCTGGGCCTAAGCAGGCTGGTGCTGatgcatttagtttatttagtttattatgtGTAGAATATTGCATTGCTGGATTCTGGGCCTGAGCAGGCTGGTGCTGATgcatttagtttgttttagtttattatgtGTAGAATATTACAACGCTGGATTCTGGGCCTGAGCAGGCCAGGAGGGTCAGAGGGATTCCTGCAGACGAAGCCATTCAGTGCGTTCTCACCACAGCCCTTTAGGACTCGCTGTGTGGATCAGCTGGGAGTCTCCACGCCTCTTCAGGAGGAAGAACAGTGGCCCTCAGGCTTCTAtagttgtgtttaaaacatCAATTGTAGCAGTGCTGATTAGCTTTTAGGATGTGTGAGCTAAAGTTTATGCTGCTCAGCATTTTCTGGTGGCTGAGGCACACTAACAGGTCTGCTTAAAGAAGAGGTTCTGACAGCGGGGTTTAGCAGGACTGGCTACGGCGTTCAGGAAGTGAGCTGCTGAGACGCAGCGACCAGGGCAGCATCTGGTGTTTCACCTCACACCTTCATGTGAGGTGCAGCACCCCCCCAACACAGGTACCGCTGCAACCAATGGGAAACCCAGCTGCAGTAGCCATGACTGACCTAAGAGGGCAGTACTGAGACGGTTTGAGAGTGCAGAGCTAACGTtcaggtaaaaatgtaaaacattaatgtttgtAAAAGCTTCAGGCCCAGCGTGGATTTTGGGCTTAGTTACACTTCGTTCTTTACGCTGCATTAATAAACACAGTTATTTATGATGTTTATGTCCCGCCCTCCTGTGATTAACAGAGGGATGAACACATCAGTGCTAACTTTACCACCGATGGAAGAGTTAAAGTTGTCTGGAAGTTTTTAATGCTAACGTCTCTAGCCGTAGACGTGGGGAGTGGACAGGAACAAGAcgttctctaacatagaaagtactcctgggtcagaacttctctctgtgtctctgctccgtcttctctGACCCTCAGTGGGTCgaggctggttctggttctgctggctttacTTAGAAACCTAATGACGGCACTGTTTGATAACTGAATGGACTAATATGGCTGTaaagatgttaaaatgtttcaggCTAAATTAGTTCTAACCCTAAGCTGAACTGGATCAGACCGTGAAGcggtccaccagaaccagaaccgtgtATCTTAGTAAACAACACGTCTCTGCAGCCACGGTCGCCCAGTTCATCTACAGACATGCACTGAGGCGCAGAGCAGTGGGCCCCATGGGgaaagtgccttgcccaggggccaTGGACGCGGTAGGAAGCTGGAGTGGAACCGGCGGCTGCAGGCGGACTGACCTGAGCCACAGAGAGAGCGCACGGCAGCGGGGGTGACGGGGTCCCTGGGCAGCGGGGGCAGCGGGTTCTGGCTGCGGGGGCGGGTCCCCATGCGGGCCCTCTCCTGGCCGGGGCCCAGCTGCACGCCGGCGGGTTTCTCCAGCAGAGCGACCTCAGGTGGAACCAGGTGAGCCTCCTGAGCGCCGGCCTCCAGGCTCTGAGCGGCTTCAATGGGAGAGTCCTCCGAGTTCGGCCGGGAGTTCATGGGACTCTTGGGAACCAGAATCTTGATGCCGCTCTTAGAAAGATCCACGCTACGGCGGGCGGAGCCAGCCTGAGGCGCCGCCATCAGAGCGGGGTGGGCGCCGTCTGCGGGGGGAGCCCGATGAGGCCCCACAGTCGCTGGGCAGGGCAGGTGAGGTGAGCCGAGCTGGACCGGTGCCGGGTCTCCAGGTGCGGCGGTGGACTGCGGCCTGCAGTGGGGCCTGTGGGTGGAGCTATAGTGGGGGCTGCGGGTGGAGCGCAACAAGGTGATGTCCCGCTGCTGCGCGGCGTGCTGTCGGTTGAACTCGTGCACATAAGACATGCAGGTGGACAGGTGGCCCTCAGGCTCCCAGGTGTCGCCCTCCGAGCCGTAGCCTCTCCACCTGACCAGGTACTCCACCTTCCCCTTCCTGTTCTTCCGTTTATCGATGATCCGCTCCACCTTAGGGACATAAAACCATCGTCATCATCACATCCAGTGATTGAGCTAAAACAAGTACCGGTACCCGGTTCCCTTTAAACCTTCTACTGCTAACCAGGCTAACTGACCCGGTTTCCTTTAAACCTTCTACTGCTAACCAGGCTAACTGACCCGGTTCCCTTTAAACCTTCTACTGCTAACCAGGCTAACTGACCCGGTTCCCTTTAAACCTTCTACTGCTAACCAGGCTAACTGACCCGGTTCCCTTTAAACCTTCTACTGCTAACCAGGCTAACTGACCCGGTTCCCTTTAAACCTTCTAGTTCTAACCAGTCTAACTGACCCGGTTCCCTTTAAACCTTCTACTGCTAACCAGTCTAACTGACCCGGTTCCCTTTAAACCTTCTAGTTCTAACCAGACTAACTGACCCGGTTCCCTTTAAACCTTCTACTGCTAACCAGTCTAACTGACCCGGTTCCCTTTAAACCTTCTAGTTCTAACCAGACTAACTGACCCGGTTCCCTTTAAACCTTCTAGTTCTAACCAGACTAACTGACCCGGTTCCCTTTAAACCTTCTAGTTCTAACCAGACTAACTGACCCGGTTCCCTTTAAACTTTATAGTTCTAACCAGGCTAACTGACCCGGTTCCCTTTAAACCTTCTAGTTCTAACCAGACTAACTGACCCGGTTCCCTTTAAACCTTCTAGTTCTAACCAGGCTAACTGACCCGGTTCCCTTTAAACCTTCTACTGCTAACCAGGCTAACTGACCCGGTTCCCTTTAAACCTTCTAGTTCTAACCAGGCTAACTGACCCGGTTCCCTTTAAACCTTCTACTGCTAACCAGGCTAACTGACCCGGTTCCCTTTAAACCTTCTAGTTCTAACCAGACTAACTGACCCGGTTCCCTTTAAACCTTCTAGTTCTAACCAGGCTAACTGACCCGGTTCCCTTTAAACCTTCTACTGCTAACCAGTCTAACTGACCCGGTTCCCTTTAAACCTTCTAGTTCTAACCAGACTAACTGACCCGGTTCCCTTTAAACCTTCTAGTTCTAACCAGGCTAACTGACCCGGTTCCCTTTAAACCTTCTAGTTCTAACCAGACTAACTGACCCGGTTCCCTTTAAACCTTCTAGTTCTAACCAGGCTAACTGACCCGGTTCCCTTTAAACCTTCTACTGCTAACCAGGCTAACTGACCCGGTTCCCTTTAAACCTTCTAGTTCTAACCAGGCTAACTGACCCGGTTCCCTTTAAACCTTCTACTGCTAACCAGTCTAACTGACCCGGTTCCCTTTAAACCTTCTAGTTCTAACCAGACTAACTGACCCGGTTCCCTTTAAACCTTCTACTGCTAACCAGGCTAACTGACCCGGTTCCCTTTAAACCTTCTAGTTCTAACCAGACTAACTGACCCGGTTCCCTTTAAACCTTCTAGTTCTAACCAGACTAACTGACCCGGTTCCCTTTAAACCTTCTAGTTCTAACCAGACTAACTGACCCGGTTCCCTTTAAACTTTATAGTTCTAACCAGGCTAACTGACCCGGTTCCCTTTAAACCTTCTAGTTCTAACCAGACTAACTGACCCGGTTCCCTTTAAACCTTCTAGTTCTAACCAGGCTAACTGACCCGGTTCCCTTTAAACCTTCTACTGCTAACCAGGCTAACTGACCCGGTTCCCTTTAAACCTTCTAGTTCTAACCAGGCTAACTGACCCGGTTCCCTTTAAACCTTCTAGTTCTAACCAGGCTAACTGACCCGGTTCCCTTTAAACCTTCTACTGCTAACCAGGCTAACTGACCCGGTTCCCTTTAAACCTTCTAGTTCTAACCAGGCTAACTGACCCGGTTCCCTTTAAAACTTCTACTGCTAACCAGGCTAATTGACGCGGTTCTGTCAGAACTGTCCAGTCCAAACCGGGCTAGCTGACCCGGTTCTCTTAGAACTTTTCAGCCCAAACAGGCTAGCTGACCGGGTTCTGACAGAACTTTCCAGCCCAAAGCGGGCtagctgacccggttctgtcagAACTATCCAGCCCAAACCGGGCTATCTGGCCTGGTTCTCTCAGAACTTTCTAGCCCAAACGGGCTAGCTAACCCGGTTCTGTCAGAACTTTCCAGCCCAAAGCAGGCtagctgacccggttctgtcagAACTTTCCAGACCAGGCtaactgacccggttctgtcagAACTTTCCAGCCCAGACCAGGCTaattgacccggttctgtcagAACTTTCCAGCCCAGACCGGGCTaattgacccggttctgtcagAACTTTCCAGCCCAGACCGGGCtaactgacccggttctgtcagAACTTTCCAGACCAAGCGGGCtagctgacccggttctgtcagAACTTTCCAGACCAGGCtagctgacccggttctgttagAACTTTCCAGCCCAGACCGGGCTAACTGACCCGGTTCCCTTTAAACCTTCTACTGCTAACCAGTCTAACTGACCCGGTTCCCTTTAAACCTTCTAGTTCTAACCAGACTAACTGACCCGGTTCCCTTTAAACCTTCTACTGCTAACCAGTCTAACTGACCCGGTTCCCTTTAAACCTTCTAGTTCTAACCAGACTAACTGACCCGGTTCCCTTTAAACCTTCTAGTTCTAACCAGACTAACTGACCCGGTTCCCTTTAAACCTTCTAGTTCTAACCAGACTAACTGACCCGGTTCCCTTTAAACTTTATAGTTCTAACCAGGCTAACTGACCCGGTTCCCTTTAAACCTTCTAGTTCTAACCAGACTAACTGACCCGGTTCCCTTTAAACCTTCTAGTTCTAACCAGGCTAACTGACCCGGTTCCCTTTAAACCTTCTACTGCTAACCAGGCTAACTGACCCGGTTCCCTTTAAACCTTCTAGTTCTAACCAGGCTAACTGACCCGGTTCCCTTTAAACCTTCTACTGCTAACCAGGCTAACTGACCCGGTTCCCTTTAAACCTTCTAGTTCTAACCAGACTAACTGACCCGGTTCCCTTTAAACCTTCTAGTTCTAACCAGGCTAACTGACCCGGTTCCCTTTAAACCTTCTACTGCTAACCAGTCTAACTGACCCGGTTCCCTTTAAACCTTCTAGTTCTAACCAGACTAACTGACCCGGTTCCCTTTAAACCTTCTAGTTCTAACCAGGCTAACTGACCCGGTTCCCTTTAAACCTTCTAGTTCTAACCAGACTAACTGACCCGGTTCCCTTTAAACCTTCTAGTTCTAACCAGGCTAACTGACCCGGTTCCCTTTAAACCTTCTACTGCTAACCAGGCTAACTGACCCGGTTCCCTTTAAACCTTCTAGTTCTAACCAGGCTAACTGACCCGGTTCCCTTTAAACCTTCTACTGCTAACCAGTCTAACTGACCCGGTTCCCTTTAAACCTTCTAGTTCTAACCAGACTAACTGACCCGGTTCCCTTTAAACCTTCTACTGCTAACCAGTCTAACTGACCCGGTTCCCTTTAAACCTTCTAGTTCTAACCAGACTAACTGACCCGGTTCCCTTTAAACCTTCTAGTTCTAACCAGACTAACTGACCCGGTTCCCTTTAAACCTTCTAGTTCTAACCAGACTAACTGACCCGGTTCCCTTTAAACTTTATAGTTCTAACCAGGCTAACTGACCCGGTTCCCTTTAAACCTTCTAGTTCTAACCAGACTAACTGACCCGGTTCCCTTTAAACCTTCTAGTTCTAACCAGGCTAACTGACCCGGTTCCCTTTAAACCTTCTACTGCTAACCAGGCTAACTGACCCGGTTCCCTTTAAACCTTCTAGTTCTAACCAGGCTAACTGACCCGGTTCCCTTTAAACCTTCTAGTTCTAACCAGGCTAACTGACCCGGTTCCCTTTAAACCTTCTACTGCTAACCAGGCTAACTGACCCAGTTCCCTTTAAACCTTCTAGTTCTAACCAGGCTAACTGACCCGGTTCCCTTTAAAACTTCTACTGCTAACCAGGCTAATTGACGCGGTTCTGTCAGAACTGTCCAGTCCAAACCGGGCTAGCTGACCCGGTTCTCTTAGAACTTTTCAGCCCAAACAGGCTAGCTGACCGGGTTCTGACAGAACTTTCCAGCCCAAAGCGGGCtagctgacccggttctgtcagAACTATCCAGCCCAAACCGGGCTATCTGGCCTGGTTCTCTCAGAACTTTCTAGCCCAAACGGGCTAGCTAACCCGGTTCTGTCAGAACTTTCCAGCCCAAAGCAGGCtagctgacccggttctgtcagAACTTTCCAGACCAGGCtaactgacccggttctgtcagAACTTTCCAGCCCAGACCAGGCTaattgacccggttctgtcagAACTTTCCAGCCCAGACCGGGCTaattgacccggttctgtcagAACTTTCCAGCCCAGACCGGGCtaactgacccggttctgtcagAACTTTCCAGCCCAGACCGGGCtaactgacccggttctgtcagAACTTTCCAGCCCAAGCGGGCtagctgacccggttctgtcatTACTTTCCAGCCCAGGCtaactgacccggttctgtcagAACTTTCCAGACCAAGCGGGCtagctgacccggttctgtcatTACTTTCCAGCCCAGGCTAACTGACCCGGTTCTATCAGAACTTTCCAGACCAAGCGGGCtagctgacccggttctgtcagAACTTTCCAGACCAGGCtagctgacccggttctgtcagAACTTTCCAGACCAGGCtaactgacccggttctgtcagAACTTTTCAGCCCAAGCGGGCTAGCTGACCCAGTTCTGTCAGAACTTTCCAGCCCAGACCGGGCTaattgacccggttctgtcagAACTTTCCAGCCCAGACCGGGCtaactgacccggttctgtcagAACTTTCCAGCCCAGACCAGGCTaattgacccggttctgtcagAACTTTCCAGCCCAGACCGGGCTaattgacccggttctgtcagAACTTTCCAGACCAAGCGGGCtagctgacccggttctgtcagAACTTTCCAGCCCAAGCGGGCtagctgacccggttctgtcatTACTTTCCAGCCCAGGCtaactgacccggttctgtcagAACTTTCCAGACCAAGCGGGCtagctgacccggttctgtcagAACTTTCCAGACCAGGCtagctgacccggttctgttagAACTTTCCAGCCCAGACCGGGCtaactgacccggttctgtcagAACTTTCCAGACCAAGCGGGCtagctgacccggttctgtcagAACTTTCCAGCCCAAGCGGGCtaactgacccggttctgtcagAACTTTCCAGACCAAGCGGGCtagctgacccggttctgtcagAACTTTCCAGCCCAAGCGGGCtagctgacccggttctgtcatTACTTTCCAGCCCAGGCtaactgacccggttctgtcagAACTTTCCAGACCAGGCTAGCTGACCCGGCTCTGTCAGAACTTTCCAGACCAGGCtagctgacccggttctgtcagAACTTTCCAGCCCAGACCGGGCtaactgacccggttctgtcagAACTTTCCAGCCCAGACCGGGCTaattgacccggttctgtcagAACTTTCCAGCCCAGACCGGGCtaactgacccggttctgtcagAACTTTCCAGCCCAAGCGGGCTAGCTAACCCGGTTCTGTCAGAACTTTCCAGCCCAGACCAGGCTAACCGACCCGGTTCTGTCAGAACTTTCCAGCCCAAGCGGGCtagctgacccggttctgtcagAACTTTCCAGCCCAGACCGGGCTAATTGACCCGGTTCTGGCAGAACTTTCCAGCCCAAGCGGGCCaactgacccggttctgtcagAACTTTCCAGACCAGGCtagctgacccggttctgtcagAACTTTCCAGCCCAGACCAGGCtaactgacccggttctgtcagAACTTTCCAGACCAGGCtagctgacccggttctgtcagAACTTTCCAGCCCAGACCAGGCCaactgacccggttctgtcagAACTTTCCAGACCAGGCtaactgacccggttctgtcagAACTTTCCAGCCCAGACCAGGCtaactgacccggttctgtcagAACTTTCCAGACCAGGCtagctgacccggttctgttagAACTTTCCAGCCCAGACCAGGCtaactgacccggttctgtcagAACTTTCCAGCCCAGACCAGGCtaactgacccggttctgtcagAACTTTCCAGACCAGGCtagctgacccggttctgtcagAACTTTCCAGCCCAGACCAGGCTAACGGACCCGGTTCTGGCAGAACTTTCCAGCCCAAGCGGGCCGGCAGCGGCAGCCCCAGACTTGACTAAGTTCGCTGCTAGCATGCTAGCCTACCTCGTATAACTCCTCCGTGGCCATGGAGAGCGGGCGCGTCGCGAGCAGCAGCCGGAAGCCTCTAGTGCGGCCGCGGCATGAGACGAGCTGCCGTGGTCGGTTCGGAGCGGAATCGGTGGCTGTTTGGGTTCGGTAAGAGACGGGAATTAAGTTTTCTGGCTGTTAGCTGTTAGCATCACCTCCCCGGAAACAGCATCCGCGTCAAACTGcccttcagaataaaagccgCTCAGCGTGGAGACGAGGACTGATGCCCTTGATCGGCAGAGGCGGAGAACCTGCGGAACCGGAATCGGGTTCTAACGTTTAAggaattatttaattgtatttttggttGTTGCAGATGAGGTGAAAAGGATTGGGCAGTCGTGCTGAAATGACCAGAAGCGCAGGTCCAGTTGACGTTCTGAGACAGGCAGCCTTTGTCTGTCCCTCACAtggcaacactgcaaaaacggaactaaaaataagtcacattttcttcaaCTTACTGtatgtgtccttgatttgagcaggtaaataagatgatctgccaatggaatgagtattttgatccctaaaattagataattagatttcctgcacttgaaat from the Fundulus heteroclitus isolate FHET01 unplaced genomic scaffold, MU-UCD_Fhet_4.1 scaffold_56, whole genome shotgun sequence genome contains:
- the cdyl gene encoding chromodomain Y-like protein, with the protein product MATEELYEVERIIDKRKNRKGKVEYLVRWRGYGSEGDTWEPEGHLSTCMSYVHEFNRQHAAQQRDITLLRSTRSPHYSSTHRPHCRPQSTAAPGDPAPVQLGSPHLPCPATVGPHRAPPADGAHPALMAAPQAGSARRSVDLSKSGIKILVPKSPMNSRPNSEDSPIEAAQSLEAGAQEAHLVPPEVALLEKPAGVQLGPGQERARMGTRPRSQNPLPPLPRDPVTPAAVRSLCGSGSSALMEAVSLGGMSAVHSVTGATGVMGKRRQEDRSTFDKRLRCSVRQTESAYRYRDIVVKKQDGFTYILLSTKSSENNALNPEVMKEIQSALATAASDDSKLVLLGAVGSAFCCGLDFLYFIRRLADDRKKESIKMAETIRTFVNTFIQFKKPIVAAVNGPALGLGAALLPLCDVVWANEKAWFQTPYMLCGQTPDGCSSFTFPRIMGLASANELLLGGRKLTAQEACSKGLVSQVLWPGTFTQEVMLRVKELVAVDSQVLQESKALMRSTSRSALEQANERECEALKRVWGSLQGTDSILQYLQKRTELC